The Mucilaginibacter yixingensis genome window below encodes:
- the thrC gene encoding threonine synthase, translating into MNLYSTNNPDLRVDFKEAVFNSMPQDKGLYMPVSIPRLPKEFIDNLGILSLQEIAYTVAQHLLQGAIPDGDLKALIEDAINFEAPVVELEDNVRVLELFHGPSLAFKDFGARFMSRVMAYFLEAGEKQLDVLVATSGDTGGAVALGFLGVPNTRVTILYPKGKVSGVQEQQLTTNGQNIRALEVDGTFDDCQALVKQAFTDADLNAALRLTSANSINIARLIPQTFYYFNAYAQMRREGKSKVAFAVPSGNFGNIGAGILAWKMGLPVEQFIAATNVNDTVPAYLTSGVYEPKPSVQTLSNAMDVGNPSNWVRIADMFKNDLPALKNMITGYSFNDDDTLKAIEAVYQKYNYVVCPHTAIAWLAVTDWLSKHPGDVTGVFLSTAHPCKFPDVFTGAIADAVQIPEQVKELEQREKQATALQPNFADFKSYLLNNL; encoded by the coding sequence ATGAACCTCTACAGTACCAACAACCCCGATCTCCGTGTAGATTTTAAAGAGGCGGTGTTCAACAGCATGCCGCAGGATAAAGGCCTTTATATGCCCGTTAGCATCCCGCGCCTGCCAAAGGAGTTTATTGATAACCTGGGCATCCTGTCGTTACAGGAAATTGCCTATACCGTAGCCCAGCATCTGCTGCAAGGCGCCATCCCGGATGGTGATCTGAAAGCCCTGATTGAAGATGCTATTAACTTTGAGGCACCGGTAGTAGAACTGGAAGATAACGTGCGCGTGCTGGAACTTTTCCACGGCCCCTCTTTGGCGTTTAAAGATTTTGGCGCCAGATTTATGAGCCGTGTAATGGCCTACTTCCTTGAAGCTGGCGAGAAACAGCTGGACGTACTGGTAGCCACTTCTGGCGATACCGGCGGCGCTGTAGCCCTGGGTTTCCTGGGTGTACCAAATACCCGCGTTACCATTCTTTACCCTAAAGGCAAGGTGAGCGGCGTGCAGGAGCAGCAATTAACCACCAACGGCCAGAACATCCGTGCGCTGGAAGTTGACGGTACTTTTGACGATTGCCAGGCACTGGTAAAACAAGCATTTACCGATGCTGATCTGAATGCAGCATTGCGTCTGACTTCGGCCAACTCTATCAATATTGCCCGTTTGATCCCGCAAACTTTCTACTACTTTAATGCCTACGCACAAATGCGGCGCGAGGGTAAAAGCAAAGTAGCTTTTGCAGTGCCAAGCGGCAATTTTGGAAACATTGGCGCCGGCATCCTGGCCTGGAAAATGGGCTTGCCGGTTGAGCAATTCATTGCGGCTACCAACGTAAACGATACTGTTCCGGCTTACCTGACCAGCGGTGTTTACGAGCCGAAACCATCAGTACAAACCCTGTCAAACGCTATGGACGTGGGTAACCCAAGCAACTGGGTACGTATTGCCGATATGTTTAAAAACGACTTGCCAGCGTTGAAAAACATGATTACCGGCTACAGCTTTAATGATGACGATACGCTGAAAGCCATTGAGGCCGTGTATCAAAAATATAACTACGTGGTTTGCCCGCATACGGCCATTGCCTGGCTGGCGGTTACCGATTGGCTGAGCAAACACCCGGGCGATGTTACCGGCGTGTTCCTGTCAACCGCGCACCCGTGCAAATTCCCAGACGTATTTACCGGCGCTATTGCCGATGCGGTACAGATACCTGAACAAGTGAAAGAGTTAGAGCAGCGTGAGAAACAGGCTACCGCCCTGCAACCAAACTTTGCCGATTTTAAAAGCTACTTACTGAACAACTTATAA
- a CDS encoding DUF4407 domain-containing protein has translation MHKVTRFFWFCSGAHIATLKKYPIEHNKYVGIGATIFFTALFAALSGGYAMYFVFAGNAMAVIFAILFGLLWGTAIFNMDRYIVSSINKEGTTNQQIMQASPRILLAIMIGVVISRPLELKIFDKEIRQKLKVAYTKGQNRRLDTLELAYKQKYAMELGKNNDLKKEKDSLEKDINRSRFQLNQEVFGDKTNQTSGITGYGTYAKQKQAVLDEKQARLKTVTDDLGQMDDYLAARKDYEGLTNMRQYTNKQLDSLANVAGFADRNWALGQITYNDNGTRDLDTYLAVSFIGYLFILFECLPVFVKLMSPKGPYDVALAKVSEANMHFAERDKERDMAATDQLFDHNLSTDVERKKKLISGQSDYDLERYRYD, from the coding sequence ATGCATAAAGTTACCCGCTTCTTTTGGTTCTGTTCAGGAGCCCATATAGCTACTTTAAAAAAATACCCTATTGAACACAATAAATATGTGGGCATTGGGGCTACCATTTTCTTTACGGCGCTTTTTGCTGCCCTGTCTGGCGGCTATGCCATGTATTTTGTGTTTGCGGGCAATGCTATGGCGGTCATATTCGCCATTTTGTTTGGCTTACTGTGGGGTACGGCCATCTTTAATATGGACCGATACATCGTATCCAGCATCAACAAAGAGGGTACCACCAATCAGCAGATCATGCAGGCATCGCCACGTATTTTGCTGGCTATTATGATTGGGGTGGTGATTTCGCGTCCACTGGAGTTGAAGATCTTTGATAAAGAGATCCGGCAGAAACTGAAAGTGGCCTATACCAAAGGTCAAAACCGCCGTCTGGACACACTCGAACTGGCTTACAAGCAAAAGTATGCCATGGAGCTGGGCAAAAACAACGATCTGAAGAAAGAGAAAGACTCGTTGGAAAAAGATATCAACCGCTCCCGCTTTCAGCTGAACCAGGAAGTATTTGGCGATAAAACCAACCAAACATCGGGCATTACAGGTTATGGCACCTATGCCAAGCAAAAGCAGGCGGTGCTGGATGAAAAACAGGCCCGCCTCAAAACCGTAACCGATGATTTAGGTCAGATGGACGATTACCTGGCCGCCCGTAAGGACTACGAGGGCCTGACCAACATGCGCCAATACACCAATAAACAGCTGGACAGCCTGGCCAACGTAGCCGGCTTTGCCGACCGCAACTGGGCGCTGGGACAGATCACTTATAATGACAACGGCACGCGCGATCTGGATACCTATCTGGCCGTCTCATTCATTGGTTACCTCTTCATCCTCTTTGAGTGTTTGCCGGTGTTTGTTAAGCTGATGTCGCCTAAAGGCCCGTATGATGTAGCGCTGGCAAAGGTAAGCGAGGCCAATATGCACTTTGCCGAACGTGATAAAGAGCGTGATATGGCCGCAACCGACCAGCTTTTTGATCATAACCTCAGCACCGATGTAGAGCGCAAAAAGAAACTCATCAGCGGGCAGTCTGATTATGATCTGGAGCGGTATAGGTATGATTGA
- a CDS encoding glucose-1-phosphate adenylyltransferase: MTSKVISIVLGGGQGTRLFPLTATRSKPAVPIAGKYRLVDIPISNCLHSGISRIFVLTQFNSASLNKHIKNTYHFSSFSDAFVDILAAEQTPSSVAWFQGTADAVRQSLHHLSVHEFEYVLILSGDQLYQMDFDDMINAHIAQNAEISIASIPVHANDVPGFGILKTDDENNITAFVEKPKKDFESWASEVSDEMQAAGRVYLASMGIYIFNRKTLYDLLQGNDRTDFGKEIIPQSIKDHKVVSFQYEGYWTDIGTIPSFFDANLGLTDDIPEFNLFGNRPIYTRARMLPPSKVSGTHLQKAIVSEGCIVNASSITRSVVGIRTRIGFDTVIENCYIMGSDNYQTLEQIEQCKANNTPVMGIGDRCHIKNAIIDKNCYIGNDVIINCGETLENGDYGCYTVQDGIVVVKKRAVIPNGTVI, translated from the coding sequence ATGACATCAAAAGTAATCAGCATTGTGCTTGGCGGCGGCCAGGGAACAAGGCTTTTCCCGCTTACCGCAACACGCTCTAAGCCTGCCGTGCCTATTGCAGGTAAATACCGCCTGGTAGATATTCCTATCTCTAACTGTTTGCACTCGGGCATTAGCCGCATTTTTGTGTTAACGCAGTTTAACTCGGCATCGTTAAACAAGCACATTAAGAATACTTACCACTTCAGCAGTTTCAGCGATGCTTTTGTTGACATTCTGGCGGCAGAACAAACTCCAAGCAGCGTGGCCTGGTTTCAGGGTACGGCTGATGCGGTGCGTCAAAGTCTTCACCACTTGTCTGTGCATGAGTTTGAGTATGTGCTGATCCTTTCTGGCGATCAACTTTACCAGATGGATTTTGACGATATGATCAACGCGCACATCGCACAGAATGCCGAGATCTCTATCGCCAGTATTCCGGTGCATGCCAATGATGTCCCTGGTTTTGGTATCCTGAAAACAGATGATGAAAACAACATCACCGCGTTTGTTGAGAAACCGAAGAAAGATTTTGAAAGCTGGGCTTCTGAAGTGAGTGATGAGATGCAGGCAGCCGGCCGTGTTTACCTGGCCAGCATGGGTATCTACATCTTTAACCGCAAAACGCTGTATGATTTACTGCAGGGTAATGACCGTACCGATTTTGGTAAGGAGATTATTCCGCAATCTATCAAAGATCATAAAGTGGTGAGCTTTCAGTACGAAGGTTATTGGACCGATATCGGTACCATCCCATCATTCTTTGATGCCAATCTGGGGCTAACTGATGATATCCCAGAGTTTAACCTGTTTGGTAACCGCCCAATTTATACCCGCGCGCGCATGCTGCCGCCATCAAAGGTATCGGGCACGCATTTGCAAAAAGCTATCGTTTCTGAGGGTTGTATTGTAAATGCATCATCTATCACCCGCTCGGTGGTAGGTATCCGTACCCGCATTGGCTTTGATACGGTTATTGAGAATTGCTACATTATGGGTAGCGATAACTACCAGACCCTGGAGCAGATAGAGCAGTGCAAAGCCAATAATACCCCGGTTATGGGTATTGGCGATCGCTGCCACATTAAAAATGCCATTATTGATAAGAACTGTTACATTGGTAACGACGTAATTATTAACTGTGGCGAGACGCTGGAAAATGGCGATTATGGCTGTTATACCGTTCAGGATGGTATAGTGGTGGTTAAAAAGCGTGCCGTTATTCCAAATGGAACTGTAATTTAA